In a single window of the Globicephala melas chromosome 10, mGloMel1.2, whole genome shotgun sequence genome:
- the TWF1 gene encoding twinfilin-1 isoform X2, whose translation MSHQTGIQASEDVKDIFARARNGKYRLLKISIENEKLVVGACRQPLDSWDKDYDSFVLPLLEDKQPCYVLFRLDSQNAQGYEWIFIAWSPDHSHVRQKMLYAATRATLKKEFGGGHIKDEVFGTVKEDVSLHGYKKYLLSQSSPAPLTAAEEELRQIKINENPEDLIGVQTDVSVDTKHQTLQGVAFPISREAFQALEKLNNRQLNYVQLEIDIKNEIIILANTINTELKDLPKRIPRDSARYHFFLYKHSHEGDYLESIVFIYSMPGYTCSIRERMLYSSCKSPLLEIVERQLQMDVIRKIEIDNGDELTADFLYEEVHPKQHAHKQSFAKPKGPSGKRGIRRLIRGPAETEATTD comes from the exons ATGTCCCATCAGACCGGCATCCAAG CAAGTGAGGATGTTAAAGATATTTTTGCCAGagcaagaaatggaaaatacagactTCTGAAGATATCGATTGAAAATG AGAAACTTGTGGTTGGAGCGTGTAGGCAGCCTTTAGATTCCTGGGATAAGGATTATGATTCCTTTGTTTTACCCCTGTTGGAGGACAAACAACCGTGCTACGTATTATTCAGGTTAGATTCTCAGAATGCCCAGGGATATGAATGGATATTCATTGCGTGGTCTCCAGACCATTCTCAT GTTCGTCAAAAAATGTTGTATGCAGCAACAAGAGCAACTCTGAAAAAGGAGTTTGGAGGTGGCCACATTAAAGATGAAGTGTTTGGAACAGTAAAG GAAGATGTGTCATTACATGGatataagaaatatttgctgTCACAGTCTTCTCCTGCCCCACTGACTGCAGCTGAAGAAGAATTACGACAGATTAAAATTAATGAG AACCCAGAGGATCTTATTGGG GTACAAACTGACGTGAGTGTGGACACTAAGCATCAAACACTACAAGGAGTAGCATTTCCTATTTCTCGAGAAGCTTTTCAGGCTTTGGAAAAATTGAATAACAGACAGCTCAACTATGTGCAGTTG gaaatagatataaaaaatgaaattataattttggccaacacaataaaTACAGAACTAAAAGATTTGCCAAAGAGGATTCCCAGAGATTCAGCACGTTATCATTTCTTTCTGTATAAACATTCCCATGAAGGAGACTATTTGGAGTCTATAG tttttatttattcaatgccTGGATACACATGCAGTATAAGAGAACGGATGCTGTATTCTAGCTGCAAGAGCCCTCTGCTAGAGATTGTAGAAAGACAACTACAAATGGATGTCATTAGAAAG ATCGAGATAGACAATGGGGATGAGTTGACTGCAGACTTCCTTTATGAAGAAGTACACCCCAAGCAGCATGCACATAAACAAAGTTTTGCAAAACCAAAAGGTCCTTCAGGAAAAAGAGGAATTCGAAGACTAATTAGGGGTCCAGCTGAAACTGAAGCCACTACTgattaa
- the TWF1 gene encoding twinfilin-1 isoform X1, whose translation MSHQTGIQASEDVKDIFARARNGKYRLLKISIENEKLVVGACRQPLDSWDKDYDSFVLPLLEDKQPCYVLFRLDSQNAQGYEWIFIAWSPDHSHVRQKMLYAATRATLKKEFGGGHIKDEVFGTVKEDVSLHGYKKYLLSQSSPAPLTAAEEELRQIKINEVQTDVSVDTKHQTLQGVAFPISREAFQALEKLNNRQLNYVQLEIDIKNEIIILANTINTELKDLPKRIPRDSARYHFFLYKHSHEGDYLESIVFIYSMPGYTCSIRERMLYSSCKSPLLEIVERQLQMDVIRKIEIDNGDELTADFLYEEVHPKQHAHKQSFAKPKGPSGKRGIRRLIRGPAETEATTD comes from the exons ATGTCCCATCAGACCGGCATCCAAG CAAGTGAGGATGTTAAAGATATTTTTGCCAGagcaagaaatggaaaatacagactTCTGAAGATATCGATTGAAAATG AGAAACTTGTGGTTGGAGCGTGTAGGCAGCCTTTAGATTCCTGGGATAAGGATTATGATTCCTTTGTTTTACCCCTGTTGGAGGACAAACAACCGTGCTACGTATTATTCAGGTTAGATTCTCAGAATGCCCAGGGATATGAATGGATATTCATTGCGTGGTCTCCAGACCATTCTCAT GTTCGTCAAAAAATGTTGTATGCAGCAACAAGAGCAACTCTGAAAAAGGAGTTTGGAGGTGGCCACATTAAAGATGAAGTGTTTGGAACAGTAAAG GAAGATGTGTCATTACATGGatataagaaatatttgctgTCACAGTCTTCTCCTGCCCCACTGACTGCAGCTGAAGAAGAATTACGACAGATTAAAATTAATGAG GTACAAACTGACGTGAGTGTGGACACTAAGCATCAAACACTACAAGGAGTAGCATTTCCTATTTCTCGAGAAGCTTTTCAGGCTTTGGAAAAATTGAATAACAGACAGCTCAACTATGTGCAGTTG gaaatagatataaaaaatgaaattataattttggccaacacaataaaTACAGAACTAAAAGATTTGCCAAAGAGGATTCCCAGAGATTCAGCACGTTATCATTTCTTTCTGTATAAACATTCCCATGAAGGAGACTATTTGGAGTCTATAG tttttatttattcaatgccTGGATACACATGCAGTATAAGAGAACGGATGCTGTATTCTAGCTGCAAGAGCCCTCTGCTAGAGATTGTAGAAAGACAACTACAAATGGATGTCATTAGAAAG ATCGAGATAGACAATGGGGATGAGTTGACTGCAGACTTCCTTTATGAAGAAGTACACCCCAAGCAGCATGCACATAAACAAAGTTTTGCAAAACCAAAAGGTCCTTCAGGAAAAAGAGGAATTCGAAGACTAATTAGGGGTCCAGCTGAAACTGAAGCCACTACTgattaa
- the TWF1 gene encoding twinfilin-1 isoform X3 yields the protein MDKQPCYVLFRLDSQNAQGYEWIFIAWSPDHSHVRQKMLYAATRATLKKEFGGGHIKDEVFGTVKEDVSLHGYKKYLLSQSSPAPLTAAEEELRQIKINENPEDLIGVQTDVSVDTKHQTLQGVAFPISREAFQALEKLNNRQLNYVQLEIDIKNEIIILANTINTELKDLPKRIPRDSARYHFFLYKHSHEGDYLESIVFIYSMPGYTCSIRERMLYSSCKSPLLEIVERQLQMDVIRKIEIDNGDELTADFLYEEVHPKQHAHKQSFAKPKGPSGKRGIRRLIRGPAETEATTD from the exons ATG GACAAACAACCGTGCTACGTATTATTCAGGTTAGATTCTCAGAATGCCCAGGGATATGAATGGATATTCATTGCGTGGTCTCCAGACCATTCTCAT GTTCGTCAAAAAATGTTGTATGCAGCAACAAGAGCAACTCTGAAAAAGGAGTTTGGAGGTGGCCACATTAAAGATGAAGTGTTTGGAACAGTAAAG GAAGATGTGTCATTACATGGatataagaaatatttgctgTCACAGTCTTCTCCTGCCCCACTGACTGCAGCTGAAGAAGAATTACGACAGATTAAAATTAATGAG AACCCAGAGGATCTTATTGGG GTACAAACTGACGTGAGTGTGGACACTAAGCATCAAACACTACAAGGAGTAGCATTTCCTATTTCTCGAGAAGCTTTTCAGGCTTTGGAAAAATTGAATAACAGACAGCTCAACTATGTGCAGTTG gaaatagatataaaaaatgaaattataattttggccaacacaataaaTACAGAACTAAAAGATTTGCCAAAGAGGATTCCCAGAGATTCAGCACGTTATCATTTCTTTCTGTATAAACATTCCCATGAAGGAGACTATTTGGAGTCTATAG tttttatttattcaatgccTGGATACACATGCAGTATAAGAGAACGGATGCTGTATTCTAGCTGCAAGAGCCCTCTGCTAGAGATTGTAGAAAGACAACTACAAATGGATGTCATTAGAAAG ATCGAGATAGACAATGGGGATGAGTTGACTGCAGACTTCCTTTATGAAGAAGTACACCCCAAGCAGCATGCACATAAACAAAGTTTTGCAAAACCAAAAGGTCCTTCAGGAAAAAGAGGAATTCGAAGACTAATTAGGGGTCCAGCTGAAACTGAAGCCACTACTgattaa